A single genomic interval of Lathyrus oleraceus cultivar Zhongwan6 chromosome 7, CAAS_Psat_ZW6_1.0, whole genome shotgun sequence harbors:
- the LOC127105140 gene encoding probable tRNA N6-adenosine threonylcarbamoyltransferase, mitochondrial, giving the protein MLLFLSTIAVPSISRVKFLPKPSLFTFTSLRRIQLPHNHSTRTVSCVTNELHNRTPKRDGDLVVLGIETSCDDTAVAVVRSDGEILSQVVSSQADLLVKYGGVAPKMAEEAHSQVIDQVVQEALDKAYMTEKDLTAVAVTIGPGLSLCLRVGVQKARRIAGGFNLPIIGIHHMEAHALVARLIEKDLQFPFMALLISGGHNLLILARDLGQYTQLGTTIDDAIGEAYDKSAKWLGLDMSRSGGPAIEELAREGNAKSVNFSIPMKQHKDCNFSYAGLKTQVRLAIESKKIDAKIPISSASYEDRMSRADIAASFQRIAVLHLEERCERAIQWALKMEPSIKHLVVSGGVASNQYVRARLDTVVKKNGLQLVCPPPRLCTDNGVMIAWTGIEHFRVGRYDPPPPAEDPEDYFYDVRPRWPLGEEYAEGRSESRFLRTARLHPSLTSLIQASLQQ; this is encoded by the exons ATGCTACTTTTTCTCTCTACAATCGCGGTTCCATCAATTTCCCGCGTAAAATTCCTTCCCAAACCCTCACTCTTCACTTTCACATCTCTCCGCCGAATCCAACTTCCCCACAATCATTCTACTCGCACCGTCTCTTGCGTCACGAACGAACTACACAACCGAACTCCCAAACGCGATGGAGACCTTGTCGTTTTGGGCATCGAAACTAGCTGCGACGACACTGCCGTCGCCGTC GTGAGAAGTGACGGTGAAATTTTGAGTCAAGTGGTGTCTTCTCAG GCAGATCTGCTAGTGAAGTATGGAGGTGTTGCTCCGAAAATGGCAGAAGAAGCTCACTCACAAGTGATAGACCAG GTTGTGCAAGAAGCCCTTGATAAAGCTTATATGACTGAGAAGGATCTCACCGCTGTTGCTGTCACTATCGGTCCTGGTTTAAGTCTCTGCCTTCGTG TGGGGGTGCAGAAAGCTCGGAGAATTGCGGGGGGCTTCAATTTACCAATTATTGGCATCCATCACATGGAGGCTCATGCTCTAGTGGCTAG GCTAATCGAGAAAGATTTGCAATTTCCATTCATGGCCCTACTTATTTCAG GTGGACACAATCTACTTATTCTTGCACGGGATCTTGGGCAATACACACAACTTGGAACTACAATAGATGATGCTATTGGTGAGGCTTATGACAAGTCAGCAAAATGGCTTGGACTTGACATGAGTAGAAGTGGTGGTCCTGCTATAGAGGAGCTTGCTAGGGAGGGCAATGCTAAATCAGTTAATTTTTCT ATTCCAATGAAGCAGCATAAAGATTGCAACTTCTCCTATGCCGGTTTAAAAACCCAAGTAAGGCTGGCAATTGAGTCCAAAAAGAT TGATGCCAAAATTCCTATTTCTTCTGCAAGTTATGAAGATCGAATGTCACGAGCTGATATTGCTGCTTCCTTTCAG CGAATTGCAGTGTTACATCTTGAGGAAAGGTGTGAACGAGCAATACAATGGGCATTGAAGATGGAGCCTTCTATAAAACACTTG GTTGTCTCAGGTGGTGTTGCATCAAATCAATATGTTAGGGCTCGGCTAGATACGGTTGTGAAGAAGAATGGCCTGCAACTTGTATGCCCTCCTCCCCGGCTTTGTACCGACAATG GTGTAATGATTGCTTGGACTGGTATTGAGCACTTTCGGGTTGGAAGATATGACCCTCCACCTCCTGCAGAAGATCCGGAAGACTATTTC TATGATGTACGCCCAAGGTGGCCGCTGGGGGAAGAATATGCTGAAGGAAGAAGTGAATCTCGCTTCTTAAGAACGGCACGTCTTCATCCTTCTCTCACATCTCTAATTCAAGCATCATTGCAACAGTGA